The following proteins are encoded in a genomic region of Dialister hominis:
- a CDS encoding phage tail tube protein, whose translation MAEAFNSQQVMSGTQGEVWINDKYMAQVTAFKAEVNLTKEEVNQVKKMAKQYKVTGWEGKGNVKMNHMSSFFLNLMAENIKNAHQTVCTIVAKLDDPDAIGSERVVIRDATFDKMTLMDWEAKKLAQDDYDFTFTDFDLLDTADE comes from the coding sequence ATGGCAGAAGCATTTAACAGCCAGCAGGTCATGTCCGGCACCCAGGGTGAAGTGTGGATTAACGACAAATACATGGCCCAGGTTACTGCTTTCAAGGCAGAAGTTAATCTGACCAAGGAAGAAGTGAACCAGGTCAAGAAAATGGCTAAACAGTACAAAGTGACAGGATGGGAAGGAAAAGGCAACGTGAAGATGAACCACATGTCCTCCTTCTTCCTGAACCTTATGGCTGAAAACATCAAGAACGCCCATCAGACTGTCTGCACAATCGTAGCAAAACTGGATGATCCGGATGCCATTGGGTCAGAACGGGTAGTCATCAGGGATGCCACCTTTGACAAGATGACTCTCATGGACTGGGAGGCTAAAAAACTGGCCCAGGATGACTATGATTTCACTTTTACTGATTTCGACCTGCTGGATACGGCAGATGAATAG
- a CDS encoding phage tail assembly chaperone has product MNLTEALLKADVASVTEEATKDYEIPRLTKKFQTPFILHLQEIPPKRVAEIQSLAFEMDGKGKLSQGDLYAMNMLYVCEGVTNPEFADKEVLKHFKAATKKDLLAKLLNAGELSDASGEVQKLSGFDDGEDQEDKVKN; this is encoded by the coding sequence ATGAATCTTACTGAAGCGCTGTTGAAGGCGGATGTTGCATCCGTCACAGAAGAAGCGACAAAGGACTATGAAATCCCGCGGCTCACGAAGAAATTCCAGACTCCGTTCATCCTGCATCTACAGGAAATCCCGCCCAAAAGGGTGGCTGAGATCCAGTCTCTTGCATTCGAAATGGACGGGAAAGGCAAACTCAGCCAGGGCGATTTATACGCCATGAACATGCTGTATGTATGCGAGGGCGTGACCAATCCGGAATTTGCGGACAAGGAAGTGCTGAAGCACTTTAAGGCGGCAACGAAAAAGGACCTTCTGGCAAAGCTGTTGAATGCCGGTGAGCTCTCAGACGCTTCCGGAGAAGTGCAGAAGCTTTCCGGATTCGATGATGGTGAAGACCAGGAAGATAAAGTAAAAAACTGA
- a CDS encoding phage head closure protein, which translates to MINAEIGSMDKKIHILQYVDKEDEYGLTHQEKVDVIGHSIWARMEPFRGKEYYEQFKDKVQETIKVTIRYRKGLNTNMLISYQGVLYEIQTISDVYMAHVKLEIMCRRLQRGAEDED; encoded by the coding sequence ATGATTAATGCTGAAATCGGCTCCATGGATAAAAAGATTCACATTCTGCAGTATGTGGACAAGGAAGACGAATACGGGTTGACGCACCAGGAGAAAGTAGATGTCATAGGGCATTCCATCTGGGCAAGGATGGAGCCTTTTCGTGGGAAAGAATACTATGAGCAGTTTAAGGACAAGGTACAGGAGACCATCAAGGTCACTATCCGCTACAGGAAAGGCCTTAACACGAACATGCTGATTTCCTACCAGGGCGTGCTGTATGAAATCCAGACCATCTCCGATGTCTATATGGCTCACGTGAAACTGGAAATCATGTGCCGGCGTCTGCAGAGAGGAGCGGAAGATGAGGATTGA
- a CDS encoding phage tail terminator family protein, with protein sequence MAEIVKMIDIVKTVTQILKDEFKCTVYSDEALENFKKPCFFIAAIPVSIPQTTNFMEKHISIVLTYFPKDSMRDEVHYLDVFDRIQSYFALGMKVGGRFLHVDRVTPDRVGEEQDILQITIEIIYLEQTGKSESGAEMMEEIEVNGLNGDETVHDFIDKNS encoded by the coding sequence TTGGCTGAAATCGTAAAGATGATTGATATCGTAAAGACAGTGACGCAGATTCTGAAAGATGAATTCAAGTGCACAGTGTACTCCGATGAAGCATTGGAAAATTTCAAAAAGCCCTGTTTCTTTATCGCCGCCATCCCTGTTTCCATTCCGCAGACTACCAATTTCATGGAGAAACACATTTCCATCGTACTGACCTATTTCCCAAAGGACAGCATGAGGGATGAGGTGCATTATCTTGATGTTTTTGACAGAATTCAAAGTTATTTTGCTCTGGGAATGAAGGTGGGAGGCCGTTTCCTTCATGTTGACCGGGTTACTCCGGACAGAGTGGGGGAAGAACAGGATATCCTGCAGATAACCATTGAGATTATCTATCTGGAACAGACAGGGAAGTCGGAATCCGGAGCGGAAATGATGGAGGAAATCGAAGTGAACGGGCTCAATGGAGATGAGACCGTCCATGATTTCATTGATAAGAACAGTTAG
- a CDS encoding phage portal protein: protein MRKIQLRSMIRNIFGRITGGQDGLTRAKLLNGWSNDYVPFDGEAYDNATGRNCIDTIARHAGKLHPRHIVRKNGNIVKNADSKLQYLLSTRPNWLMPASEFIEKIVAQYYCYNNLFVYIQRDMNGNVEALWPLNFNNLELFEDKKGNLYCRFTFGTGEQATVPYEEMIHIRRHFNRDDVFGDPEGKILREDINLLKAVKTAVINVVKNFHKLRGIIQWTGTVRPEDQESMWRKFVDSFAGPSNGSGIGSLDNRGKFQQLTTDTQTFESGQMKFARDNLYKYFGVSEEIVSGKFKEEEYQAFYESVIAPIAIKLSQEFTEKIFTPKERGFGNEIVFEGNRLAYMSTTSKVKIAEAMIPAGAIKRNEIRELFGYAGLPGKEGEGIVVSLNYVKSKDQSLYQTGKDDDLKGGDGDEKED from the coding sequence TTGAGAAAAATCCAATTAAGAAGCATGATCCGGAACATCTTTGGCAGAATCACCGGCGGCCAGGATGGACTTACCAGGGCAAAGCTGCTGAACGGATGGTCCAATGACTACGTTCCTTTCGACGGAGAGGCCTACGACAACGCCACCGGAAGAAACTGCATTGATACTATTGCGCGCCATGCCGGAAAGCTCCATCCGCGCCACATTGTCCGGAAGAACGGAAACATTGTGAAGAATGCGGACAGTAAGCTGCAGTATCTCCTTTCCACCAGGCCGAACTGGCTCATGCCGGCATCGGAGTTCATTGAAAAGATTGTGGCCCAGTATTACTGCTACAATAACCTCTTCGTGTACATCCAGAGAGACATGAACGGGAATGTGGAGGCTCTTTGGCCGCTGAATTTCAACAATCTGGAGCTTTTTGAGGACAAGAAGGGAAACCTTTACTGCCGATTCACATTCGGAACCGGGGAACAGGCTACGGTTCCCTACGAAGAGATGATTCACATCCGGAGGCACTTCAACCGGGATGACGTTTTCGGAGACCCGGAAGGGAAGATTCTGAGGGAGGATATCAACCTCCTGAAGGCAGTGAAGACGGCAGTCATCAACGTGGTGAAGAATTTCCATAAGCTTCGAGGTATCATCCAGTGGACAGGAACCGTGAGACCGGAAGACCAGGAAAGCATGTGGCGAAAATTCGTGGACAGCTTTGCAGGACCGTCCAACGGTTCCGGCATCGGTTCACTGGATAACAGAGGCAAGTTCCAGCAGCTGACTACAGATACACAGACCTTCGAATCGGGGCAGATGAAGTTTGCCAGGGACAATCTGTATAAGTACTTTGGAGTTTCCGAAGAAATCGTCTCCGGAAAGTTTAAGGAAGAAGAGTATCAGGCATTCTATGAAAGCGTCATTGCCCCGATAGCAATCAAGCTGTCACAGGAATTCACGGAAAAAATCTTCACTCCCAAGGAAAGAGGATTCGGAAATGAAATCGTATTCGAGGGGAACCGCCTGGCCTACATGAGCACCACCTCTAAGGTAAAGATTGCGGAGGCCATGATTCCTGCAGGAGCCATTAAGCGGAATGAAATCCGAGAGTTATTCGGCTATGCCGGACTGCCTGGTAAGGAAGGCGAGGGAATTGTGGTCAGCTTGAACTATGTAAAGTCCAAGGACCAGTCTCTTTACCAGACGGGTAAAGACGATGATTTGAAGGGGGGTGATGGGGATGAGAAAGAAGATTAA
- a CDS encoding phage major capsid protein yields MNKRLLEIRARKMEIRKALEGEGKVNLNALQEELKKLDAEHEEIEEREKIAQGIQFDKEPEGVQKRSKPQAAVKKNPYESDEYRSAFMEYVTKGTPIPAEFRDAATTTDAAALIPPTTLNRVIEKVRTYGNILPLVTRTAYKTGLAIPTSNVKPVAKWVAEGATSEKQKKVLGSITFSHFKLRCAVAVTLETENMTLSAFEDIIVNNVAEAMVVALEESIINGTGSGQPTGILADKSQGVTINAAKLDYNTLIKAEAAIPQAYEAGSVWVMSKATFMSFIGMTDSNGQPIARVTAGINGVPSRVLLGRNVELCDYLPAFSTTLNKTDVFAFIYRMKDYVLNSNYSVAMKIYEDNDTDDLVRKSIMIADGKPVDFKSLVMLAGNATA; encoded by the coding sequence ATGAATAAGAGACTTCTTGAAATCAGAGCAAGAAAAATGGAAATCAGAAAAGCGCTGGAAGGCGAAGGTAAGGTGAACCTGAACGCGCTGCAGGAAGAACTGAAAAAACTGGATGCAGAACATGAGGAAATCGAAGAGCGTGAAAAGATTGCCCAGGGAATTCAGTTCGACAAGGAACCGGAAGGCGTGCAGAAAAGAAGCAAGCCCCAGGCCGCCGTAAAGAAAAATCCATATGAATCCGACGAATACCGTTCCGCATTCATGGAATATGTAACCAAGGGTACGCCGATTCCTGCTGAATTCCGCGATGCCGCTACAACCACAGATGCAGCCGCGCTGATTCCGCCGACTACCCTGAACCGCGTTATTGAAAAGGTTCGTACCTATGGCAATATTCTGCCCCTGGTAACCCGCACGGCCTATAAGACCGGCCTTGCCATCCCGACATCCAACGTAAAGCCGGTGGCTAAGTGGGTAGCAGAAGGGGCTACTTCCGAAAAGCAGAAAAAGGTGCTGGGCAGCATTACTTTCAGCCATTTCAAACTGCGCTGTGCTGTTGCTGTAACCCTTGAAACCGAGAACATGACGCTTTCCGCATTTGAAGATATCATTGTGAACAATGTGGCAGAGGCTATGGTGGTAGCTCTGGAAGAATCTATTATCAACGGCACCGGCTCCGGTCAGCCCACAGGCATCCTGGCGGATAAGTCTCAGGGCGTCACCATCAACGCCGCAAAGCTTGATTATAATACCCTCATCAAGGCAGAAGCCGCCATTCCCCAGGCATATGAAGCAGGTTCTGTATGGGTAATGAGCAAAGCTACTTTTATGTCTTTTATCGGTATGACCGACTCCAACGGCCAGCCCATTGCAAGAGTGACTGCAGGTATCAACGGTGTTCCTTCCAGAGTCCTCTTGGGCCGCAACGTAGAGCTCTGCGACTACCTGCCGGCATTTTCTACTACACTGAATAAAACCGACGTGTTCGCCTTCATTTACCGCATGAAGGACTACGTACTCAACAGCAACTACAGCGTGGCCATGAAGATATATGAAGACAATGACACCGACGATCTTGTAAGGAAGTCAATCATGATTGCCGATGGTAAACCGGTTGATTTCAAATCTCTGGTTATGCTGGCAGGCAATGCTACCGCCTGA
- a CDS encoding phage tail sheath subtilisin-like domain-containing protein, giving the protein MAKLGMPSINISFIEAGIEAIQRSQRGIVALILEEAADTITNLKTDHTVGDDTVKAIENPFTIYTTDDIPSELSDENKDYITKCLIGYTKTPYRVKVLLVAKNAENDTKADKFADALSVLATERWDYLAIPTITDVQCEAVATWVKTNRENKFKKVKAVLPNYAGDYEGIIDFGNTSIKTKTKTYSPAEYTARIAGLIAGTPMTISATYAPLAEVIDCDRHTLDENDEKVNKGEFFIWFDGEKFKMSRAMNSLVTTTQGKLEAYQTIKTVDIMDMIYDDIRKTAQDSYIGKYTNDYDNKCLLISAIQGYFLELERGRLLQKDYSQVDIDVDAVKNYQIVHGLYTKDELAKMSDLEIKKLDTKKKVFLTAKIKILDAMEDIELPINI; this is encoded by the coding sequence ATGGCTAAACTTGGTATGCCCAGTATTAATATCAGCTTCATTGAAGCAGGTATTGAAGCTATCCAGAGGAGCCAGCGCGGCATTGTGGCGCTGATTCTGGAAGAAGCTGCTGATACCATTACAAATCTGAAGACCGACCACACGGTGGGAGACGATACGGTCAAGGCAATTGAAAATCCATTTACAATCTACACCACCGATGATATCCCGTCAGAACTGTCTGACGAAAACAAGGACTACATCACAAAGTGCTTAATCGGTTACACAAAAACACCGTACCGGGTCAAAGTGCTGCTGGTGGCGAAGAATGCGGAAAACGACACCAAGGCCGATAAATTCGCCGACGCTCTTTCCGTATTGGCAACAGAACGCTGGGACTATCTGGCCATTCCGACCATTACCGACGTCCAGTGTGAAGCTGTGGCCACTTGGGTGAAGACAAACCGAGAAAACAAATTTAAGAAGGTGAAGGCCGTCCTTCCAAACTATGCCGGAGACTATGAAGGCATTATTGATTTCGGCAATACATCAATCAAGACGAAGACCAAGACCTATTCACCGGCGGAATACACGGCGCGCATCGCGGGACTCATCGCAGGTACTCCAATGACCATATCCGCTACTTATGCGCCGCTCGCTGAAGTAATTGACTGCGACCGGCACACACTGGATGAAAACGACGAAAAAGTCAACAAGGGCGAATTCTTCATCTGGTTCGACGGAGAAAAATTCAAGATGTCCCGTGCTATGAACTCCCTGGTAACCACCACTCAGGGAAAGCTGGAGGCCTATCAGACCATCAAGACCGTGGATATCATGGATATGATTTACGACGACATCAGGAAGACCGCGCAGGACAGCTATATCGGTAAATATACCAATGACTACGACAACAAGTGCCTTCTGATTTCCGCTATCCAGGGATATTTCCTTGAATTGGAAAGAGGACGTCTGCTGCAGAAGGACTATTCTCAGGTGGATATCGACGTGGATGCGGTAAAGAATTACCAGATTGTCCATGGCCTTTATACCAAGGATGAACTGGCGAAGATGAGCGACCTTGAAATCAAGAAGCTGGATACCAAGAAGAAGGTATTCCTGACAGCAAAGATTAAGATTCTGGATGCTATGGAAGACATTGAACTTCCAATTAACATCTGA
- a CDS encoding HK97 family phage prohead protease — translation MRKKIKVRSMQLRAVDGADGENLHVEGYALVFNQKTLLWESPYSGTKYYEVIAPGAVDANTDMSDVILRYNHSDSALILARTSNGTLRLNVDEKGLKIDADIAPTTTGRDIYQLIKRGDISKMSFAYTSDKDSGENDPVAKTQTRTIDHIDFIMDVSPVDFPAYDGTSIEARGHDAMIAELQEKEKSEELRKKLIIETFL, via the coding sequence ATGAGAAAGAAGATTAAGGTACGAAGCATGCAGCTCAGGGCGGTTGATGGTGCGGATGGGGAAAATCTTCATGTCGAGGGTTATGCACTGGTTTTCAATCAGAAAACACTGCTGTGGGAGAGTCCGTACTCCGGCACGAAATACTATGAAGTCATCGCACCCGGGGCCGTTGATGCCAATACGGACATGAGCGACGTCATCTTGCGGTATAACCACTCCGACTCCGCATTGATCCTGGCAAGGACTTCCAACGGAACCCTGCGTCTCAATGTGGATGAGAAGGGGCTCAAGATTGATGCGGATATTGCGCCTACCACGACAGGAAGGGACATTTATCAGCTGATTAAGCGGGGAGACATTTCCAAGATGTCATTTGCTTATACCAGTGATAAAGACTCCGGGGAAAATGATCCGGTGGCAAAGACACAGACAAGGACCATCGACCACATTGATTTCATCATGGACGTCAGTCCGGTGGATTTCCCTGCATACGACGGTACAAGCATTGAAGCCAGAGGCCATGATGCCATGATTGCCGAACTACAGGAGAAGGAAAAGAGTGAAGAACTTCGAAAGAAGCTCATTATAGAAACTTTTTTGTAA
- a CDS encoding HK97 gp10 family phage protein, with translation MRIEEYTALIEKVQKEFPEEAEAELQRGARKLRREIKAASPVGHAKHPHKLKNSWKMEIAGTSAKTLEAHIYSTAPHFHLVERGHVWKTPHGKIKGYKQGTHFMEKTVNAEGPGIYDEMGRRLAEKVGVELG, from the coding sequence ATGAGGATTGAGGAATACACCGCACTCATTGAGAAAGTGCAGAAGGAATTTCCGGAGGAAGCCGAAGCGGAGCTTCAGAGAGGGGCCAGAAAGCTCAGAAGGGAAATCAAAGCCGCGAGCCCGGTTGGACATGCCAAACATCCTCATAAGCTGAAGAACAGCTGGAAGATGGAAATAGCGGGAACATCCGCCAAAACGCTGGAAGCCCACATCTACAGCACGGCTCCTCACTTCCACCTGGTGGAGCGCGGTCACGTATGGAAGACGCCTCATGGCAAGATAAAAGGCTACAAGCAGGGCACCCACTTCATGGAAAAGACCGTGAATGCGGAAGGCCCTGGCATTTATGACGAAATGGGAAGAAGACTGGCGGAAAAGGTAGGTGTGGAACTTGGCTGA
- a CDS encoding head-tail connector protein, which produces MAVTLEQAKNYLKVDEDITDDDELISSLISAASDYVEKTTGKRADGSPLCELCVKQLVAHWYENRAVYSSKPGAINVLPHTVTALLTHIAQCEAYPEADKT; this is translated from the coding sequence ATGGCCGTAACACTGGAACAGGCAAAGAACTATCTCAAAGTCGATGAAGATATCACTGACGATGACGAACTGATTTCCTCCCTGATCAGTGCGGCCAGCGATTACGTCGAAAAGACCACCGGGAAGAGGGCGGACGGGAGTCCGCTCTGCGAGCTGTGTGTGAAGCAGCTGGTAGCTCACTGGTATGAGAACCGTGCTGTATACAGCTCTAAACCCGGGGCCATCAACGTTCTGCCGCACACAGTCACGGCGCTTCTTACACACATTGCCCAATGCGAGGCATATCCGGAGGCTGATAAGACATGA
- a CDS encoding terminase large subunit → MNYIEKYYGQIISGEVVVSDKVRRVMKHLVDKLHDKNSKYIYDDDKAQYVIDFIQTFCKHSKGQWAGKPVILELWQKAITAALFGFVDKNTGLREYKQLILIVARKNGKSTFASCLGLYLLVADGEAGPEIYSAATKRDQAKIIWKEACAMVKKSPALHKKLDLRVSVIRSRFNEGSFEALGSDSDKLDGLNVHGALIDELHALKDKNLYDVLIDGMTAREQPVCIITSTAGTVRDNIFDLKYEECERIIKGYEDKEGYKDETILPFVYELDKRGEWTDPAKWQKANPGLGSIKNTQTLAQKVYQAQHDALRVKNLLCKDFNIRETSGEAFFTFDQLNNETTYDMKALKPKYGIGGFDLSETTDLTCATMLFCVRDDPNIYIKQMYWIPEDLLEKRVHEDQVPYDIWKKKGWLQTSPGFRNDYRLILQWFVDEMEKDDIYLFKCGYDRWSAQYLVQSMTERFGEDIMVPVVQGKKTLSGPMKNLAADLKAKRVIYNNNPILKWCMANVAVDVDRNDNIQPCKTSNPRKRIDGFASLLDAYTAYETYKEDYMNMI, encoded by the coding sequence ATGAACTACATAGAGAAATACTATGGGCAGATTATCTCCGGTGAAGTGGTAGTCTCCGATAAAGTACGGCGAGTCATGAAGCACCTGGTGGATAAGCTGCACGACAAGAATTCCAAATACATCTACGATGACGACAAAGCGCAGTACGTGATTGATTTCATCCAGACATTCTGCAAGCACTCAAAAGGGCAGTGGGCAGGAAAACCTGTCATCCTGGAACTGTGGCAGAAGGCAATTACGGCGGCGCTTTTTGGGTTCGTTGATAAAAACACGGGGCTCCGTGAATACAAGCAGCTTATCCTTATCGTGGCCAGAAAAAATGGTAAATCCACCTTCGCATCCTGCCTTGGCCTCTACCTTCTGGTAGCTGATGGAGAAGCAGGGCCGGAAATCTACAGCGCCGCCACAAAGAGGGACCAGGCGAAAATCATCTGGAAGGAAGCATGTGCTATGGTGAAGAAGTCGCCGGCACTTCACAAGAAACTGGATCTTCGTGTATCCGTCATCCGGTCAAGGTTCAATGAAGGCTCCTTCGAAGCGCTGGGAAGTGATTCGGATAAGCTGGATGGCTTAAACGTTCATGGAGCGCTGATAGATGAACTGCACGCCCTGAAGGATAAGAACCTCTATGACGTCCTTATCGACGGTATGACTGCCAGGGAACAGCCGGTATGTATCATCACATCCACAGCCGGAACGGTTCGGGATAACATCTTCGACTTGAAATACGAAGAATGCGAAAGAATAATAAAAGGCTATGAGGATAAAGAAGGGTACAAAGATGAAACCATTCTTCCCTTCGTCTACGAACTGGACAAAAGGGGAGAGTGGACGGACCCCGCAAAATGGCAGAAAGCCAATCCGGGCCTGGGTAGCATCAAGAACACCCAGACACTGGCGCAGAAGGTCTACCAAGCGCAGCATGATGCGCTCAGAGTAAAAAATTTACTGTGTAAGGACTTCAACATCCGTGAAACCAGCGGAGAAGCATTCTTTACATTCGACCAGCTAAACAATGAAACCACCTATGACATGAAGGCTCTCAAGCCTAAGTATGGAATAGGTGGTTTTGATTTGTCCGAAACAACGGACCTGACCTGTGCGACAATGCTCTTTTGCGTCCGTGATGATCCGAACATCTATATCAAGCAGATGTACTGGATTCCCGAGGATTTACTGGAAAAACGTGTGCATGAAGACCAGGTCCCTTATGATATCTGGAAGAAGAAAGGATGGCTGCAGACTTCCCCAGGATTTCGCAATGACTACCGCCTTATCCTGCAGTGGTTCGTAGATGAAATGGAGAAGGATGATATCTACCTGTTCAAGTGCGGATATGACCGGTGGTCTGCCCAGTATCTGGTGCAGTCCATGACTGAACGATTCGGAGAAGATATCATGGTGCCTGTGGTCCAGGGGAAAAAGACACTCTCCGGGCCGATGAAGAACCTGGCGGCTGATTTGAAGGCCAAAAGGGTGATTTACAACAATAACCCTATCCTGAAATGGTGTATGGCCAATGTGGCCGTGGACGTGGACAGGAACGACAACATTCAGCCGTGCAAAACAAGCAACCCGAGAAAGCGCATCGACGGCTTTGCTTCACTGCTGGATGCCTACACTGCTTATGAAACTTACAAGGAAGACTACATGAATATGATATGA
- a CDS encoding HNH endonuclease — translation MAKDFSKGIYNSRRWRAVARAYAESQHYICERCHNRSFAGTGKPAHFIVHHKRHLNPENVTDDSTVYGWDNLELLCIYCHNAVHSQGLDRECRFDDDGNPIGIVNHNNG, via the coding sequence ATGGCAAAGGATTTCTCAAAAGGTATTTACAATTCGAGGCGTTGGCGTGCGGTTGCCAGAGCGTATGCAGAGTCACAGCACTATATTTGCGAGCGCTGTCACAACCGGTCCTTTGCTGGAACAGGAAAGCCGGCGCATTTCATCGTCCATCACAAACGACATCTCAACCCGGAGAACGTGACGGACGATAGCACAGTTTACGGGTGGGATAATCTGGAGCTGCTGTGCATCTACTGCCACAACGCTGTGCACAGCCAGGGGCTGGACCGTGAGTGCCGCTTTGATGATGATGGGAATCCGATTGGAATCGTAAATCATAACAACGGATGA